GGCATATTTTGACATCATACAGGATTAATGTTCTGTAAATCGTCACCAGTAAAATCGCTTATTAAAAATTCGTGTACGTAAATCACTTACAGCTTTGGAGAACTTTATCGGTAATTGCTCGCTTATATTAATATATCGATTACGTCCACCACAAAGGTGTGTGGCGACTTCAGAAATGTACAAAGCAATGTTTCTATCATTTTATCATCCAAGACAGTTCAACGTTCATTGATATTTTACTAACGCACTGAACAACACTTAAATGGTTATTGCTACACCAGAGTATAATGAAGGGAGATAATGCAGTAAGCGACAGTGTAGTGCAGTACACAGCATCACAGTACATTGGAGTTGAGTAGAGTAACATAGCAGAGTAGAATAGAGTAATGTAGAGTAGGGTAGAGTATAGTAGAGATGAGTAGAGTTGAGTAGAGTAGAGTTGAGTAGAGTACAGTAGAGtagagtacagtacagtacagtacagtacagtacagtacagtacagtacagtacagtacagtgctcAGCTGCATTAACATGCAGTAAAGGGCAGCACCTTTCGATGCAAACGGCAAGACACTACACTACACAACACTgaactgcactgcactgcactgcactacaccgcactgtactgcactgcaATACACTGCAATACACTTCACTGCAcagcactacactacactaaaaTAAACTTAACTACACTAAAGTGCACTAAACTACCCTACATTACACTACATTACATTCACTGCACTGCACCACACTACACGACACTAAAATAAACTTAACAACACTAAACTACACTAAACTACCCTACATTACCCTACATTACAGTTCATTACCCTACATTACATAATGCTACACCTCTTTATCCAAGCGATGCTTAAATGATTACATGTCCCCTGTCACTATAAACAACATTGCACAGCAATGCCAAGACTGACACTACTCTACTCTACCCTGCCCTACACTACACttgtacactacactacactacactacactacactacactacactacactacactacactacactacactacactacactacactacactacactacactacactacactacactacactacactagtacactacactacactacactacactacactacactacactacactacactacactatgCTTTCCAATATGATGTAAGAATAATGTTATATCCCCATCAAATCTCTAGCCATCATGAGGTGTCTGTGAATGCAGCCATTCGTTAAAGAGCATAAGCATAAGTTGAAGCATCTCTTCCTGTAAAAGGTAATTGAATTACAGTGCTATCATAAAGACAAAGTTTGTAACAACAGATTAGTGTGTTGCAAAACACAATAAATTTTATAAGTCTTCAGTGCTTACATCtgaagagagagacagagagacagagacagagagagacagacagagaatgtCAGACAGAAATACTGTCTGTGAGAGCAAGACAAAAAAGTTTCATAACTGCAATATGATGATACTATCATTTCTACATTAACTTAAAATGTCAAGATTTGACAAATGGTTCTAATGATATCCTTTTTAAACGTAGATAGGCCTTTAAAGCAACTTACTGTCAAACTTGTTAAGTACTATGAGATGTCGACTGTCTTCGGACATCTCATTGGATAATGTATGAAATCATGGTCCATTTTTTAATTACGGTAACCCCTGTGATGGTTGTGAAGTATGTACCATACATCCAAGACTTTTACCTTTCCGTGTCCATTCACAACCATTTGATGACATGTCGTGCGTCACTTTATGATTTCAAGGTCTTTTACAAAAGAATCGATCAGTGGCCGACTTTCTGGCAATTGGTCCCAGCATGACAACATCATCGTAAAGCTGTAACAATCAATAGAACACATCTTTTAGTTGGATACAGATCtctgttttttaaattttatgtcccacaaacaaataaaattttatcatttatcgcAGAGGTAATCCTTTGCTAAAAACCATTAATATCAGAGTTTAAGTGTTAATTATGAATGAATAGAGCTGAGTGATCGACCATACATTATgttgtcaaaatgaaataaataagacTTCGCAACAAAATCCGCTTGAAAAGTGTAGCTATACTGTCTAATTTAAATATTCAAGGTTGACGGGAAAAGTATTTAAATTTCTGGGAAAGTATTCATGCCATACGCAAAATGGACGTTACAACGTTTTGATCAGTCCCCTTTTGCAATCTATCGGCCCATTCCTAAGGATGATGGCATTTTGTCTGGTGCATTGTAATTAATGTACGCCGAATACTGTTACTCGTTGTACATACTCAAGATTCTTACATTGTCCCTCGACCCACAAACTTGTTATTCTTTCTGGGAAAACATTAAGCGTGAAagtaaaaattgtaacaattgTAGTAttaaaaaaacttaaaatcAACATCTCTTACATATTATTTGGACAATTGTTAGGACAGTCCAGTCTGTAGCCCTTCAAATGTTCTTCAATTAGCGCAGCTTCCGATATTTCTTCGTAGGGAACTCGTCCTGAAGTcgagatgataatgatgatgatgataatagacagatagacagatgacagagaaaaacaaacatgCAGACGGGTTATGTATGAAGAATTGTAATTAGATAggtagacatacagacagataaACATATACAGACAAcgacatagatagatagatagatagatagatagatagatagatagatagatagatagatagatagatagatagatagatagatatagatagatagtgtttataaattagaaaaagaaatcttATATGCGGACCATTTGAACTGACTGGGAACATCACTTCATATTTACCAAATAAGTGAAATGTATGACAGCATAAATCCTGCCAAATTTTCAatgttctcaaaattttcaaacgaTATCTTGTCAGGTTCATAGACGTTTGAGTATTTCACCTTCCTGATACCTAAATATTTCGAAAAGAAGTTTCTGCCACTGGTAACATATGTTACACATcatgacaaataaaaataataacgaaATCAAAGGACAAAGTGTTAAAACacttcaatttcttttgaaactCATCAGTGTTCGTAGCTGATTACTGTCAATTAAATTTTGATCTCAACACACTAGATTTTAGTCAATTAAATTTGTGCTGACGACATTGAGATCGGGTTATTCTGCTGACGAAGATTATAGTGCTGCTGCCGAAAATTTTGGTGACTAAaatttattgtgttgaaaatcaaaagatCAATTGACATTAATAACTTTAAATCGTATCACTCCTTCAAGAAATTATCACTAGCGATATGTAAGCAAGAGtcattgaaagattcctcaccGACCGTGAAAATTTCCCATAATAAGACGCCATAGGACCATACGTCACTGGCTAAACTGAATTGCTCGTTCATCAGCACCTCTGAGGCAGTCCAGCGGTGGTCTGATTTCCTCTGCGATAAGAAGTTATTTAAACGTAAAAATGGGGATGGGGGAACAATTTGAAGTTGACGAACAGAATTTATTCAATATCTTCAAATTTAGAATTACACCCACATAGAGCTTTTGACATCCAAGTATTGTTAGCGTAAATTCACGATTTCTTTATCGTTCCTTGCACTCGTTACTTGAAATGTTTAGTCAGTATGCTCACGTCATAAACAGATGAAAAATCCAAGACAGTTTTTGGACCTTATTGCTTTGCTACGTTACCTTCATTTCTGCATATTTGCCAGGGTCAGTGATATTTCTCGCATAGCCGAAATTTGATATCTTACACATCCAATCAGCGATGCCCTCTTCTTTGAAGACCAAGACATGTTTTGCAGACATACATCTGTGAAGAATCTAATTAAATGATTACATTCGTTGGCATTGTTTCATCgtcgaaatgaaaatattatcaccTAAGTCACTCCAAAAATAACGGTAAATGAACGGGTTGAACAAAAAGAATCGTAATACTGAGGACTAATATGCTTTCATACAATTGGTTGACTGAAACTCTTTACCCTCATTGAATTATTTTAAAACAACCAATCATACAGAGTGTAGCGGTATATCTTAAGACTTCATAAGTTGCTGGAATTAATGACAATTTATCAAAGAGATTTGATTTTTCTAGCCACTACACATCGCTGTAGCATACTAATATTGAGAGCACACCATCTTTATAGGTCAGCGAATGATAGGCTGATAATATTTATTAACCTTCAACTTACATTTTGTTCAGCAAGATGTCTCATACCCTTGGCAACGTCGATTGCAAAGCTAAGGAACTGTTTGTGATGATCAGTCACTGACGTGATCCGTTTACGATTGAAGACCAAGAATGTCTTAAGATCACCGTAGTTGGCAAACTCCATTATCAGGTAGGTAGGATTGCCTGTTGATACGTGGACAGGtgcaatatatatatgaatCGTTATCAATAATAAGAATAATTACACATGTCAGCTCTCTATGATATTAAAACGCCCATACATTTGTTCACTGTCGTATCGAGATATCAAAATCATTGCATTACAGACGGGTAAATATAAACTTACAGATGCCCTACTTGAAAAACAACTCAATTTGAATGTCTTAATATGTTCCTGTTAACAGTCCATACTCTGCCATGCTGACTCCCCGCTTGCCTTCCTTCCTGTTTCTAATTTATTATTCGCCTTgccattttctttttcagaacAAAGTCTGACCTTTTTGACAAGATTGCCTTACCTGGTTTTGTACATGTTGCAAGAAGCTGGACGACGTTTGAATTTTCAGGAATGGATTTCATCATCTCTATTTCTGACTTTAGATTGCTTTCTGAGTTCATATCCGTCATGTCTGCCGACAAAGAGTAAGTAGACAAATCAGAACTTGTTTGGCTGCTATTTTCTTAGAACTTTTGAAGCTATTTGCATCGTCTATCCAAATCTGATTAATTTATTATAGGAAACCATGATTTTCGTTTACTGATTAATAAATAACTTCACACTTCAAAACAATACCTCATTTATAAACTGCTTAATGCGCCATCACTTGTCCTTAGTGTTTGATACAGATTTGTCTTGTATCGTAGCAGATATGGACTTATTATCGACACTCTCTATTGACTTGTTAAAAGTCAGAAGAgtcaaaaattgacatttcacCTTTTGCTTTTTTGATGACGACTGATGTCACTCCATCTTTTCCAGCGATGAACCAAGCGTCAGCCTTGTGGACATCGTAGAACGTTCCAGAGTGTATAATCTTCTTCAGCCACGTTTGGTTGTTGTTCACTTCTAACGCGTGCTCACCACACTTCATGTAAGGGTCTTCAGGTACAAATTCTGGCCTCTCATTGCTTCTGTCGTGCAGTGAGAGTAATGTAGACCTTAAAACCACGGGAGGTTCATACTCTGTGACGTTACCAGTATTCGGCGGCTGCAGCAGTCGATAAAGAAAATAAGTAATCTAAACACCAGAAAAGCAAGTAACATGAAAAAGAAAGAAGTTATCTTTTCCTGTGTCGAATTCCTCCCATAGTTTCAAGGTTTTCTCCTTTAATTTACGTTTCCTGAACTATTCGCTCTCAAATGTATCTAAGACAATTTTGGGATAATAGTCGAAAAAATCACTCTTTTTGGGTTTTTTAAGGGGATCAAAGGAACTCGTGCAAACATGAAATAATCAGAGATATGGAAAAGGAATACTACAAATAGGAAACATGTGCCAGTGACCTTGTTGTAATTTGTATTCATTAGCTATTCAATTTAACAATTCGCCTCTGCTCCATCGTCTACGAAGAATCACTGTATGAATGTTTAAATGCGTTCACTGATTCTACCGTACTTAGCATTATAGTTATGATAAAGCGACAGACTTTGGTGACATTTTATCACTCCAAGGTAATCAGCAGAATAGAAAGCATCAATGTCGTATATAACGTGATCGGGGACCTTCCTATGAAGTGCGTTCGAGCTCGTTTTCTTGCAAAGAAATACTTATCTAAGTCaacgaaacaaacaaacaaacaaatgcaaTGGAAACGCCAAGGCCAAATATATACAACCTGATAAGTCAGTGTGTGTATTGATTCAACATCGTCATAGTCGTGAGTTCCAACCATGGGTACTTCTTCGACGGGCACATTTTGTCTTTCTGCTcgaaatgaaatcaaattaaTACACTGAACCAGAGTGAATTCATGATAAAGGAAAACACTGTGTTAATAGTTAGATACTTCTATCTTCCAAGTAAATATTAAATGTTAGTACATTCATTCCTGGTATCtttaaataataatgataatatataAATTACAAGCTATTAGTTTCTTTTGCTTCACTGATGAAATAATGTAAAGTAgataaaaattgatcaaaatgAGTGCAGTTGTTTATGTACCTGTGGGAACGACAGCCTTGATTTCTTCGTAATGGCTTTTACGTTTTAAAGCTGTGAGTGACGGAGAGACAAAGAGATAGATCGTGAGACatggagacagacagagacaaaaaCATGGCAGAAGGGCAGACACTTAGAAACAGAAAAATACAGAGATAAAAAGATGAGAAAATGAGGACCTAAGAAAATACAAACGGATTTGAAAAAGAAACGACGTTATCAAAAACGAAAAAATCCACAAGAAGGGAAGAAACCGAGGATAGGGGAGATACTAGAGAGAACAAAACACGGAATGACGCATAGACGAACACATTATATTGAATCAGAtcaaagaaaagttttttttgccAACGGTCAAATATTAGTGCTAAATATCTAGCATCGTCTATTTCATGTTTGATCCACATGAGTGGCATTGAGATGCCTAGGACACGAGAAAAGGAGACGAATCCATCGACACACTTTCCGACATGAAACAGaaagataaaatatttttggtcacatgcaCAAGCTAAGTTGTAATCCCCTGAAAAAGTACTGGATTTATCTACTAGCCGTTCTGGGTCACGCAtctatttcatttgttttggtgcgtcggaccgtTTTTGCGTTGATCTTCGATATGctcgtcaatgtaaacaaaacgACATGGCGACCTAGATTTCTCCTGCTATCGGAATTTGTGTGTGATGTGAACATTTCGTAAGAATCAATTATAATCAAAATACATCCGCTTTGAAAATTTAGAGAGCTTGTGTTTTAGTTTTGCCACCAACGAGTTTCGTATTCGTATATCCAAACCCGACCGCCTAACCTTTCATGTTTTAGACGTACGTTTCCACAGCAGCAACAGAGGTAATGTGCTGCGTCTAGGCTGCAAGCTAAGCTTCAAAACCTTGTGTggtgaaatcaatatttttagaGACCGTCATAATGATAATCTGAACAAtaaaaacacaagaatgtaacGCCTATAAGCatatattgcaaaaaaattacGCGAATAATTCTAGGAAACAAGTTATGGCACTTGCGTTTGTATTTGTGTTTGCAGAATGGAAGGTCGATGTCTTATCGGACGCTTGATAATGTGCAACGCCGCCGTGTAAATCAATCAGGCAGAGCTACATAATGCACTTGGGATCGGTATCCATGAATTGGTTTATGTGCTGTAATCTGGCTTTGTACATATGAAGGTGTTCCTATATCATTTTGGATGATGAGGGGATCTTGCGTGTTATTGTTGTTCTCGACTCAAGGGACGTACATATTGCTCACATTGACGTGATTGACTTTAAGGAGTCGCTGTCAACTAAATATTTTTAGACTGGAGTGCTTTCAGAAACCAATCAACAGCATTACGGTTTTAGCATAAAGTGAGACCACGCCGCTAGATGTAAAGTTTAGGGGCATCCTACCAAAAAAGGGGAAGGTTCTGGACAAACGTAAATAGATAAACCTTTTCACAGCGATTGTCTGAAGCTTACAGATAATTAAACTGAGTGGGAAGACGACTTACTGTCTCTAACATATAAATCACTTATATGTTTCGATCAGATTACTGTGCCaactttgttgttttcattccCTGAAACCTTTCGTCATGTGCTTTCGCCTGATTAAGAGTTACCAGGGCAATATTTGTCCCCTTTCTGTAGACTTGATACATATTTTGTTTCGGGTCTCTAAAACTCAGTTCAAAAAGTTTCACTTAAAGGAGGTGGTCGTCGAAACTGtgcatgtgcgactttcttgtttataaacaatgtagttcatgcatgatatctatatgcatcacttcaacatagctgcaacttataaattttacgatatgcatgtttcaactttcatcaatcgccaacgtaacCCTAGATACAGTTTtgacatcggtcgtaggggtccctggcaacctttgagcagagttccgacgaccatcTCCCTTTGAGCATTTCGAAGTAGAGATAGTTCAACGACGTCAGTTGGTGAAATTCACGATAATAGATAGCCTGTCTAACAAACGAATCAAcctatatatattttatgttggcaattaaaggcactgttcgcggtccctgggattgcctttgttctagtctgtaagaggattatggaggtgtgatagtcttttgttttctattgaaattgtaatctggtgggtaaaattagtgatgagacaatctggtgccaacacatgcCTTTAAGGAATACGTAaggtaaaattatttaaaaaatgaaacatttgacaGCATGGTATTTACTTTGTCTGATAAACAGTGCCACTGTTACCACGATTACAAGTATCACTGGCAAAATAACTGCAACTGCTACAATACGTGTGATGGCGGGGCTAGCAGTACTACTTGGACTGGTCATGACGGTAGACGTCATTGAAGCTGAAAAGGTTACGAAGAGAAAACCTTATCAGATGAACGGATAATGTTGATTTCGTATGGGAATAAGGGCAAAAGCAAGCTGTATATAGGTGTTCGTCAACAATACCAGTGATGAACATTCGATCTTTAGTAGCTTAAAATTAACCATTTAAACATGAACAAACATCTGTTGAAACGCTACCAGTTTATTAAATACTTACTCTGCTCGTAATTGCGGGataaaattttgactgttttagtATTCGTAGAACTAAATTTTCAACAGATGTTACGAAAAGACAATGCAACGTTTCGTAGCTTACCTATGAATAGATTTCTGAATTCTCGTGTTCTTTTAAAATTATTCAATACAGTGCAGTGAAGTTAGTTATCTCTGAAAATGTGTCTGAGATAAGGAATTTGCGTCTAAATTTGGGAGAATAAAACTTACTCAATCTTTTACTCTGTATATAATTAACTCAACCTACCCGACGTTAGCACATCATATTGCTCACTACTACTACTTCCCAATTGGTTGAAGCTGATGACTCGAACACTGTAAGTCGTATATGGTTCTAAATCGTATACTGTACACCACGAATCGTTGGTATGTATAGTCCACTGTTCGTTTCCACCTGGAGTTTTCCAGTACTCTATCATGAAGCTCTGCTCTTGGCCTCCGTCGAAACCTGGCGTCCAGCTAACTAAGATGGCGTGTTCACTGACGTTGAAATGAACATTTGCTACAGGATCTGGTTTGGCTGTAATGACAAGATAAATCCATATAGACTCTGTTATTGTTTGAAAGTGAAGTCATCTTATCTGATAGAGTTCTTCGTATAGTTGCgaaaaaaaaggtgaccctgCTCAAAAAgcatgcgtgaaatttcatTACCCTTTAaaatgcttgcgcaaaaattGCGACCCACCTGCAATTTCTATCCAATCCCTCTGAGaggggatttcaaaattatagcaagtcagaaggggagatTTGAacacattgtgagtttgttGGAAGAATCATTGGAAAAAATCCGAGAACATTTTTGGATTCTATCGCCCCCTttccctccagaggtgtttgtgaatataactttactcaagcaatgtgggtgGGGGCATGaactttttgtcatcttaaaagggggatATCAATTTgtggttcacttattttgactgatgcccGCGAAGAATATGCCAGTTAGGTTACCCGTTAAGTGTCATATACACTATACCAATGAAGGTTGCATTCAGATTACTTATAGTTTGAGAACAAGAAAACAACAGACAGTATTTTGGTCAGAGAGCGGAGCCGAAACTGCATCCAtcttgaaagtttatttttaacaaaCATGTCTCTGTAGAACTGCGAGAACGAGGTAAACTAAAATGCTAAAATTCAAAAAGCTCCAAGGGAATACCACAatataaaatcaaagaaaatgtgTATTAATAGTATAAAACTAACACTAATTAAGGAGTTAAGGATGAGTAGTTAGTGTCATTTCACTGCTAACCGAAACTCTGCCATTAAAGAAGATGGCAACAGAAATAATATCAGAATTGTTCGGTTAATAAACATTTACTGCTACATTCAACATAAATGAAACTAATGAGAAAAAATCTTAAGTAGCGTTCCTACATTGTAGATTTATGAAGATTAATATACTCTGTTTATCAAAGCCAAACAGTTTCGTAGTCATAcctatatttattttgaaaacaaataacgGCGACTCGAGATGTACGTGTATGATTCATTTGTATATTGTAACAGTGTATTCCACAGCCTAGAACCTATATCTCAAAATACGATGAGTTACTCGCC
The Ptychodera flava strain L36383 chromosome 3 unlocalized genomic scaffold, AS_Pfla_20210202 Scaffold_25__1_contigs__length_14229661_pilon, whole genome shotgun sequence DNA segment above includes these coding regions:
- the LOC139125201 gene encoding fibroblast growth factor receptor 3-like is translated as MREGITLGDGRRSRVCKRKRADVDRGTFRVVVLDKPFERKELTLKTTGTSVIGAEEKLFRCEIRNAQVVFGEVTWKTVPTNTTARAGESVTLYCAVTTDGNNIYLPEWYYKEKPNSFNETLITDNDDDPHCVKVSGVGPNGEVIIGSTVELQCRIGSRAVEFGNLVWTRNGKDTDKISLNPLKFSKIVKAIDDGARFNCRLNHSTVDYLWTCDEDIVFHVQYPPFALNKIENSHIAIGQGEIATLTCEIDSYPASSIQWFRFNGGIIKHEPHKFIKEVNLNDSTRVSQLYINNTDPSRDYGVYVCISSNEKGTLAFNVTLHVKSKPDPVANVHFNVSEHAILVSWTPGFDGGQEQSFMIEYWKTPGGNEQWTIHTNDSWCTVYDLEPYTTYSVRVISFNQLGSSSSEQYDVLTSASMTSTVMTSPSSTASPAITRIVAVAVILPVILVIVVTVALFIRQTLKRKSHYEEIKAVVPTERQNVPVEEVPMVGTHDYDDVESIHTLTYQPPNTGNVTEYEPPVVLRSTLLSLHDRSNERPEFVPEDPYMKCGEHALEVNNNQTWLKKIIHSGTFYDVHKADAWFIAGKDGVTSVVIKKAKDMTDMNSESNLKSEIEMMKSIPENSNVVQLLATCTKPGNPTYLIMEFANYGDLKTFLVFNRKRITSVTDHHKQFLSFAIDVAKGMRHLAEQNRKSDHRWTASEVLMNEQFSLASDVWSYGVLLWEIFTVGEESFNDSCLHIASDNFLKE